The following coding sequences lie in one Fusarium poae strain DAOMC 252244 chromosome 1, whole genome shotgun sequence genomic window:
- a CDS encoding hypothetical protein (TransMembrane:6 (o261-280i301-318o360-385i552-570o582-602i614-632o)~BUSCO:4792at5125), translating into MPLDAAAHDGGQSSHDWHDDAPSPSASIKSDIELDDDGNGQPGASSQPIQKRRRVTRACDECRRKKIKCDGKQPCTHCSVYSYECTYDKPSNRRRNPAPQYIEALESRLQRAESLLSKFMPDVDLADPNLDPAIQQEFRNRENARSQTSKIRQPPPSHQSSQSDPNDAHLTSMIDSVGQLDLDEKGSWDFHGISSGAVFLKRMKEHFRGMLGPSSKTPFLPRAERPAGLDSPSLSSVGTPFSIAPSYPELPPKDVTRKLCYYSLSCATCLVRIVHVPTFYEQMDKIYERPLDNLSKEETQYLGLLFSVMALGCMYNNLDDTDPRSMAYQDATEEGLKYYNAARSVLHDMTDCRDLISLQALLFIILFLQATSNLSSCYSFVGIALRSSLRIGLHRHLQHEKIDPIEQEVRKRVFYVVRQMDIYVSTLLGFPLLLNVDDIDQPFPLEVDDEFITHTGILRPPPGSPSFFQAFNAHSELMEILAKVTKYVYPTKGLGQSLTKDNKPASTYLISYGRIKEIEAELHSWFERLPQHWRPSGEGPIETVRIRHLLRFAYAHVQLVLYRPFLHYVSPRLSQGTKVDELSYACAAAAISVSRNIVHIGLEIRKQRVLSGPYWFMLYTEFFAVLSLVFYATENPEKPGSSEVLADARAGRDMIAALSEKSMSAERVTGALTALFDQLPEQLDTGSLRQVPSKKRSAPTGRPSSGSSHHVPIPASMSSLGTADFTRASQVSTSSYPTTMSQGTMDMQGGGITSFQDNTFTANFGDFMSPDMQRSTPESTTSTATSAQRFSYGGQPMGMHNPVNKLDSLMFPSEDPFAYPNQPMMELGFPSKTDPTTSIGDQGQDMQLFLTGTFDDVESQIFGQPPPYMMHQQGQGMMGVSPQPMYANPANLMAMQPNQPPVMQQRRPVSQTHAIHQGHSMAHRRAHRQQHQERQIQQMFTEQGMQADWGGFFGSGRGGFQGM; encoded by the exons ATGCCCCTCGACGCCGCCGCCCATGACGGCGGCCAATCTTCTCACGACTGGCACGATGATGCCCCATCACCTTCGGCAAGCATCAAGTCCGACATCGAATTAGACGATGATGGGAATGGACAGCCTGGCGCGTCATCACAACCGATTCAAAAGCGACGACGAGTAACACGCGCTTGCGACGAATGTAGACGGAAAAAGATCAAATGCGACGGCAAACAACCATGCACACACTGCTCTGTCTACAGCTATG AATGCACGTACGACAAGCCTTCAAATAGGAGACGGAACCCTGCGCCACAATACATTGAGGCATTAGAAAGTCGATTACAACGCGCCGAGTCTCTGCTCTCTAAATTTATGCCCGACGTCGACTTAGCCGATCCGAACCTCGATCCAGCCATTCAACAGGAATTTCGCAATCGCGAAAATGCTCGCTCTCAAACCTCCAAGATCCGACAGCCCCCACCAAGTCACCAGTCAAGTCAATCCGACCCGAATGATGCCCATCTGACCTCCATGATTGATTCGGTTGGTCAACTCGATCTCGATGAAAAGGGAAGCTGGGATTTCCACGGTATCTCGTCCGGTGCGGTGTTCCTGAAGCGCATGAAGGAGCATTTCCGGGGCATGCTTGGTCCAAGTTCAAAAACTCCCTTTCTACCTCGTGCCGAACGACCGGCCGGCCTCGATTCACCCTCGCTGTCTTCCGTCGGGACACCATTCTCAATCGCCCCAAGTTACCCCGAACTTCCGCCAAAGGACGTCACTCGAAAGCTTTGTTACTATTCCCTCAGCTGCGCGACCTGCCTCGTTCGTATTGTTCACGTTCCTACATTTTATGAGCAAATGGACAAAATTTATGAACGCCCACTGGACAATCTATCAAAGGAAGAAACACAGTATCTGGGACTCCTTTTCTCTGTTATGGCTCTCGGCTGCATGTACAACAACCTGGACGATACCGACCCGCGAAGTATGGCCTATCAAGATGCGACGGAAGAAGGGCTCAAATATTATAATGCCGCCCGATCTGTTCTACACGACATGACGGATTGTCGAGATCTCATATCCCTCCAGGCTCTATTATTcattattctttttctccaAGCTACCTCGAACCTTAGCAGCTGCTACTCCTTCGTTGGTATCGCACTGCGCTCATCACTCCGAATAGGTCTCCATCGGCATTTGCAACATGAAAAGATCGACCCTATCGAACAGGAAGTCCGGAAGCGCGTTTTCTATGTAGTCCGACAGATGGATATCTATGTATCGACATTGCTTGGCTTCCCTCTCCTTCTCAATGTGGACGACATTGATCAACCATTTCCTTTGGAAGTCGACGACGAGTTCATCACCCATACCGGTATTCTACGACCACCCCCTGGGTCGCCATCATTCTTCCAAGCATTTAATGCTCACTCCGAATTAATGGAAATCTTGGCCAAGGTTACCAAATATGTCTACCCGACTAAGGGATTGGGTCAGAGTCTCACAAAGGACAACAAACCCGCTTCTACCTATCTCATTAGCTATGGCCGCATCAAGGAAATCGAAGCTGAACTTCATTCTTGGTTTGAAAGACTCCCCCAACATTGGCGTCCAAGCGGCGAGGGCCCGATTGAGACTGTCAG AATCCGCCACTTGTTGAGATTTGCGTATGCGCATGTTCAACTTGTTCTATACAGGCCGTTTTTGCATTATGTTTCTCCTCGCCTGAGTCAAGGGACCAAGGTTGACGAGCTTTCGTATGCCTGCGCAGCGGCAGCAATCAGTGTCTCTCGCAACATTGTGCACATCGGACTCGAGATTCGTAAACAGAGAGTTCTTAGTGGGCCGTACTGGTTCATGCTGTACACCGAATTCTTTGCTGTTCTTTCGCTTGTCTTTTATGCTACAGAAAATCCTGAGAAACCTGGGTCTAGTGAGGTTCTCGCGGATGCTCGAGCCGGAAGGGATATGATCGCAGCGCTGTCCGAAAAGAGCATGTCAGCGGAACGAGTTACTGGTGCTCTCACG GCGCTATTCGATCAACTCCCAGAGCAACTCGATACCGGATCTTTACGCCAGGTACCTTCAAAGAAGAGATCAGCCCCTACAGGACGACCTTCTTCTGGCTCTTCACACCACGTTCCCATCCCAGCAAGCATGTCATCGCTTGGAACCGCCGATTTTACACGTGCAAGCCAGGTTTCGACAAGTTCATATCCAACAACTATGTCACAAGGTACCATGGACATGCAGGGCGGAGGCATTACCTCCTTCCAGGACAACACTTTCACTGCCAACTTTGGCGATTTCATGAGCCCGGATATGCAGCGTAGCACTCCGGAGTCGACAACCAGCACAGCAACAAGCGCTCAGCGATTCTCCTATGGTGGACAGCCTATGGGCATGCACAACCCAGTCAACAAACTCGATTCGCTCATGTTTCCTTCGGAAGACCCATTTGCCTATCCTAACCAGCCTATGATGGAACTTGGGTTCCCCAGCAAGACGGATCCTACCACAAGTATTGGTGATCAAGGTCAGGACATGCAGCTATTCTTGACTGGAACGTTTGACGATGTGGAAAGTCAGATCTTTGGGCAGCCCCCGCCTTATATGATGCATCAACAAGGCCAGGGAATGATGGGTGTGTCGCCTCAACCCATGTATGCTAACCCTGCGAACCTCATGGCAATGCAGCCCAACCAACCGCCAGTAATGCAACAAAGACGGCCTGTTTCACAGACGCACGCTATCCACCAGGGTCATTCAATGGCGCACCGACGAGCGCACAGGCAGCAACATCAGGAAAGACAAATACAACAAATGTTTACAGAACAGGGAATGCAGGCGGATTGGGGAGGCTTCTTTGGttcaggaagaggaggattcCAAGGAATGTAA
- a CDS encoding hypothetical protein (BUSCO:29755at5125) has protein sequence MSESNSLLAFFSQQSNTGGIIVKEQPKLDLDLYISNYTGRTRIDRLLQIGKSSVPLCIDALKLAIAEAKKGSDVSLYGEAWNCLRTAAPQEPEAQLETEWVDRVERENKAETARLESQLKQYRHNLIKESIRMGNEDLGQHLEKTGNLEAAAEAYNRMRQDVTTTKHIIDCGIHLVNVYIARRDWTMVLNNLGKIVGVQSGDEERIYQPYTKLVSGIALLGLKHYKEAANSFLQVDFTLSPAQYNHIASPNDIAVYGGLLALATMKRDELQTRLLDNQSFRSFLENESHIRKAISLFVNGRYSNCLAILESVRNDYLLDIYLQRHIPTLYSQIRNKCIVQYFIPFSCVTLESLNKAFASEGESVETELVTMIREGTLKAHLDAKNKLLIAVQPNPRLEMQKQALDVSRQYEQEAKDRLRRMNIIAAGLEVVGKRQQHAGPVGRGIDEQWYDDARASVQQNKTEGDQ, from the exons ATGTCTGAATCAAACTCCCTTCTGGCCTTCTTCAGCCAGCAAAGCAACACGGGCGGCATCATTGTCAAAG AACAACCCAAACTCGACCTCGACCTCTATATTTCGAACTACACCG GTCGAACGAGAATCGATCGTCTCCTACAAATCGGAAAGTCATCAGTGCCGCTATGCATCGATGCGCTCAAACTAGCCATAGCTGAGGCAAAGAAGGGCTCAGATGTATCGCTATACGGTGAAGCTTGGAATTGTCTCCGTACTGCGGCCCCTCAAGAGCCAGAGGCTCAACTCGAAACAGAATGGGTTGATCGAGTTGAACGTGAGAACAAAGCCGAGACCGCACGTCTTGAATCTCAACTTAAGCAGTACCGTCACAACTTGATCAAAGAAAGCATTCGA ATGGGCAACGAAGATTTGGGGCAGCATCTTGAGAAGACCGGAAACCTAGAGGCGGCAGCCGAAGCGTACAATCGCATGCGACAGGACGTCACAACCACCAAACATATTATCGACTGCGGCATACACTTAGTCAATGTTTACATTGCCAGGCGCGACTGGACCATGGTACTCAACAATCTTGGAAAGATCGTCGGCGTTCAGAGTGGCGACGAGGAACGAATCTACCAGCCTTATACGAAGCTTGTATCCGGTATCGCGCTCCTCGGGCTGAAGCACTATAAAGAGGCCGCCAACTCTTTTCTTCAAGTCGACTTTACCTTGTCCCCAGCGCAATACAACCACATCGCCAGCCCCAACGACATAGCAGTGTACGGAGGGTTACTTGCTCTAGCAACTATGAAGAGGGACGAACTTCAGACTCGACTGTTGGACAACCAATCCTTCCGTTCATTCCTAGAGAACGAGTCACACATCCGCAAGGCCATCAGTCTATTTGTCAATGGCAGGTATTCAAACTGTTTGGCCATCCTCGAATCTGTTCGAAACGACTATTTACTCGACATTTACCTGCAACGCCATATCCCCACGCTTTACTCGCAGATTCGGAACAAGTGTATCGTCCAATACTTCATTCCGTTCTCGTGTGTTACCCTCGAGAGCTTGAACAAGGCATTTGCATCAGAAGGGGAATCGGTTGAAACAGAACTTGTAACCATGATCCGCGAGGGAACTCTCAAGGCCCACCTTGATGCAAAGAACAAA CTGCTTATTGCTGTTCAGCCCAATCCTCGGCTTGAGATGCAGAAGCAGGCCCTTGACGTCTCTCGCCAGTACGAGCAAGAGGCAAAGGACAGGCTTCGTCGCATGAACATTATTGCTGCTGGCCTGGAAGTCGTCGGTAAAAGGCAACAGCATGCCGGCCCAGTCGGTCGTGGAATCGACGAGCAGTGGTACGATGATGCCAGAGCATCTGTTCAGCAAAACAAAACTGAAGGGGACCAGTGA
- a CDS encoding hypothetical protein (BUSCO:43484at5125) — protein MDFAALMNKELSKSKKGGSGNDEKKYLKRSEIEAQRKEAYLAEQKALEAERQAKAAAKRKREEDAAAENAVREEKRRKLAEEMRKRREEKEAEEERARRKRLGLPELVKAKSEDTEDGVHASEDVPEEELVEKLRALGEPAALFGESHAARVRRYRRLTTVVTKGPIPTTLELVEEKDMKVNSELPKDNEGRKWLFRQLASYFTMVLTEYERAMEAEKRDTTAGKTAYNAMVQTRENMKPLFRKFEQGELDDDILKPVIEIVQALQERRYVDANDGYLRLSIGNAAWPIGVTMVGIHERSAREKLHDGEKGHVMGDEVTRKYLQSIKRCLTFAQVRWPPTDLRQLMG, from the exons ATGGATTTCGCGGCGCTGATGAACAAGGAGCTCTCGAAGAGTAAGAAGGGCGGTTCCGGAAACGACGAAAAGAAGTACCTGAAGCGTTCAGAAATCGAAGcgcaaagaaaagaagcctACCTAGCCGAACAAAAAGCCCTTGAGGCCGAGCGACAAGCAAAAGCCGCCGCAAAACGTAAACGAGAGGAAGACGCGGCTGCCGAGAATGCCGTGCGCGAGGAGAAGCGTCGCAAACTTGCAGAGGAAATGAGAAAGAGGcgcgaagagaaagaagccgAGGAAGAGCGCGCTCGAAGGAAGCGACTTGGTTTACCAGAGCTGGTAAAGGCCAAGAGCGAAGATACTGAAGATGGTGTTCACGCGAGTGAGGATGTTCCTGAAGAGGAACTTGTCGAGAAGCTAAGGGCTCTTGGTGAGCCGGCGGCCTTGTTCGGGGAGAGTCATGCTGCACGGGTGAGGCGATACCGCAGGTTGACAACAGTAGTCACCAAGGGCCCCATACCGACAACGTTGGAGCTTGTGGAAGAGAAGGATATGAAGGTCAACAGCGAGCTACCAAAAGATAACGAGGGCAGGAAATGGTTGTTCCGACAACTGGCGAGCTACTTTACTATGGTTCTTACAGAGTACGAGCGTGCTATGGAAGCGGAGAAGCGGGATACAACTGCTGGCAAAACAGCATACAATGCGATGGTGCAGACCCGAGAGAATATGAAGCCG CTTTTTCGCAAATTCGAACAGGGAGAGCTTGACGACGATATTCTCAAGCCTGTTATAGAAATTGTCCAAGCTCTCCAGGAGCGCCGCTATGTGGATGCCAATGATGGATATCTGCGTCTGAGTATTGGAAACGCAGCGTGGCCTATTGGTGTCACCATGGTTGGTATTCACGAGCGTAGCGCTCGAGAGAAGCTACACGATGGTGAGAAGGGTCATGTCATGGGTGACGAGGTTACGCGCAAATATCTGCAGAGCATCAAGCGCTGTCTCACATTCGCACAAGTTCGCTGGCCGCCCACAGACTTGCGGCAGTTGATGGGTTAA